A region from the Lolium perenne isolate Kyuss_39 chromosome 4, Kyuss_2.0, whole genome shotgun sequence genome encodes:
- the LOC127293979 gene encoding probably inactive leucine-rich repeat receptor-like protein kinase At5g48380, with translation MAIRGFCATLVQILLCFTLCQPCYGTVSDIQCLKRLKASVDPNNKLHWTFENNTEGSICTFSGVECWHPNENRILSLRLGGMDLKGQFPDGLENCSSMTSLDLSSNSLSGPIPADISKRLAYVTNLDLSYNSFSGEIPESLANCTYLNTVNLQNNKLTGTIPGQLGGLSRLTDFNVAGNKLSGQIPSSFSKFAASNFANQELCGKPLSGDCTANSNSRTGVIAGSAVAGAVITLIVVGVILFIFLRKMPAKKKEKDVEGNKWAKTIKGEKGVKVSMFEKSVSKMKLNDLMKATGDFTKENIIATGHSGAMYKATLPDGSFLAIKRLQDTQHSESQFTSEMSTLGSARQRNLVPLLGYCIAKKERLLVYKYMPKGSLYDQLHYESSDRKSLEWPVRLKIAIGAGRGLAWLHHTCNPRILHRNISSKCILLDDDYEPKISDFGLARLMNPIDTHLSTFVNGEFGDVGYVAPEYSHTLVATPKGDVYSFGVVLLELVTGEEPTHVSNAPENFRGSLVDWITYLSNNSILQDAVDKSLIGKNNDAELLQVMKVACSCVLSAPKERPTMFEVYQLLRAVGEKYHFSATDDELTLGPRDADSERPDELIVAR, from the exons ATGGCCATTAGGGGTTTCTGTGCTACCCTTGTCCAAATTCTCCTCTGCTTCACGCTCTGTCAGCCATGCTATGGCACAGTAAGTGACATCCAATGCCTGAAGAGGCTGAAGGCATCAGTTGATCCCAATAACAAGCTGCATTGGACATTTGAAAACAACACGGAGGGATCCATATGCACTTTCAGTGGCGTGGAGTGCTGGCATCCTAACGAGAACAGGATTCTTTCGCTTCGACTTGGCGGCATGGATCTCAAGGGCCAATTCCCCGACGGACTCGAGAACTGCAGCAGCATGACCTCGCTGGATCTGTCAAGCAACAGCCTCTCCGGGCCAATCCCAGCTGACATCTCAAAACGGCTTGCATACGTCACAAACCTTGATCTTTCGTATAATAGCTTCTCAGGGGAGATTCCGGAGTCGCTAGCTAACTGCACCTATCTCAATACGGTCAATTTGCAAAATAACAAGCTCACTGGAACCATCCCGGGGCAGCTTGGTGGTCTTTCTCGCCTAACAGATTTTAATGTTGCTGGCAACAAGTTATCAGGCCAGATCCCTTCATCTTTCAGCAAATTTGCAGCATCCAATTTTGCAAATCAAGAACTCTGTGGGAAACCTCTGAGCGGTGATTGCACTGCCAATTCAAACAGTCGTACAGGAGTGATTGCTGGTTCTGCTGTTGCTGGCGCAGTTATCACTTTAATAGTTGTTGGTGTTATTTTATTCATTTTCTTGCGGAAAATGCCTGCTAAGAAGAAGGAAAAGGACGTGGAAGGAAATAAGTGGGCGAAGACTATTAAGGGAGAAAAAGGAGTCAAG GTATCAATGTTTGAGAAATCAGTTTCAAAGATGAAATTGAATGATCTGATGAAGGCAACAGGTGATTTTACTAAGGAGAATATTATTGCAACCGGTCATTCAGGAGCTATGTACAAAGCTACACTTCCTGATGGTTCATTCCTTGCTATCAAGAGGTTGCAAGATACTCAGCATTCGGAGAGCCAATTCACATCCGAGATGTCAACATTGGGAAGCGCAAGGCAGCGCAACTTAGTTCCTCTATTGGGTTACTGCATTGCTAAGAAAGAGAGGCTCCTGGTGTACAAGTACATGCCGAAAGGTTCGCTCTATGATCAGCTACACTATGAAAGTAGTGATAGAAAGTCTCTAGAATGGCCAGTGAGGCTAAAAATCGCCATTGGGGCTGGTAGAGGGTTGGCGTGGCTTCATCACACTTGCAACCCCCGCATTCTTCACCGCAATATTAGCTCTAAGTGCATACTACTTGATGATGACTATGAGCCTAAGATTTCGGACTTTGGGCTGGCAAGGCTTATGAATCCTATCGACACCCACCTGAGCACATTCGTCAATGGTGAGTTTGGTGACGTAGGGTATGTAGCTCCTGAATACTCCCACACCCTTGTCGCCACTCCAAAAGGGGACGTTTATAGTTTTGGTGTTGTCTTGCTTGAACTAGTCACCGGTGAAGAGCCCACGCACGTGTCAAATGCCCCAGAAAACTTCAGAGGCAGTCTGGTGGACTGGATAACATACCTATCAAACAACTCTATACTTCAAGATGCGGTCGATAAGTCCTTGATCGGAAAGAACAATGATGCCGAGCTGCTTCAAGTTATGAAGGTTGCCTGTTCTTGCGTGCTTTCCGCTCCGAAGGAGAGACCTACAATGTTTGAAGTGTACCAGCTTCTGAGGGCTGTTGGAGAGAAATACCACTTTAGTGCCACGGACGATGAGTTGACGCTGGGACCACGTGATGCAGATTCTGAAAGGCCGGATGAGCTTATTGTAGCAAGATAG
- the LOC127347211 gene encoding polygalacturonase-like — translation MSTLALSLAVLAAVFAAATAAAEYNVVDYGARPGGGADSAGAFLAAWAAACNHTGRRGSRPMMRVPAGRFLLSKAYFKGPCRSAAGVVVAIDGTVFAPPAVDSTAWIMFHYADGLAIRGGTLDGQGRAHWACRADPGRKCPPGTTTLDISQSKGVSIKKVTLLDSKNVHMSIYDSTGVTVQGVRIVAPADSPNTDGIHVQLSRHLNILGTTIGTGDDCVSMGPGTSDVLIRNIKCGPGHGISIGSLGGEAGEEGVRNVTVEAAVLTGTQNGLRIKTWGKPNRGSVTGVVFSRVTMRGVHNPIVVDQNYCPGHDQCPGKSSGVRISDVSYTDIEGTSATPVAVKFDCSGSNPCTGFRLSNIRLTYEDKTAQSLCRNADGSASGVVSPRSCL, via the exons ATGAGCACCCTCGCGCTCTCGCTGGCCGTGCTGGCGGCGGTGTTCGCcgctgcgacggcggcggcggagtacAACGTGGTGGACTACGGCGCGAGGCCCGGCGGCGGGGCGGACTCGGCGGGCGCGTTCCTGGCCGCGTGGGCGGCGGCGTGCAACCACACGGGGCGCCGCGGCTCCCGGCCCATGATGCGCGTCCCGGCGGGCAGGTTCCTGCTCAGTAAGGCCTACTTCAAGGGACCCTGCCGGAGCGCCGCCGGCGTGGTGGTGGCCATCGATGGCACCGTCTTCGCGCCGCCGGCCGTGGACAGCACGGCCTGGATCATGTTTCACTACGCCGACGGCCTGGCGATCCGCGGCGGCACGCTGGACGGGCAGGGCCGCGCGCACTGGGCCTGCAGGGCGGACCCCGGCCGGAAATGCCCGCCCGGCACCACG ACGCTGGACATTAGCCAGTCCAAGGGCGTTAGCATCAAGAAGGTGACGCTGCTGGACAGCAAGAACGTGCACATGTCCATCTACGACTCCACGGGCGTGACGGTCCAGGGCGTCAGGATCGTCGCGCCGGCCGACAGCCCCAACACCGACGGCATCCACGTCCAGCTCTCCAGACACTTGAACATCCTCGGCACCACCATCGGCACCGGCGACGACTGCGTCTCCATGGGACCCGGCACCTCCGACGTGCTCATCAGGAACATCAAGTGCGGCCCCGGCCACGGCATCAG CATCGGGAGCCTGGGAGGGGAGGCCGGCGAGGAGGGGGTGAGGAACGTGACGGTGGAGGCGGCggtgctgacgggcacgcagaacGGCCTGCGGATCAAGACGTGGGGGAAGCCCAACCGCGGCTCCGTCACCGGGGTCGTCTTCTCGCGCGTCACCATGCGCGGCGTGCACAACCCCATCGTCGTCGACCAGAACTACTGCCCCGGCCACGACCAATGCCCCGGCAAG AGCTCGGGGGTGCGGATCAGCGACGTCTCGTACACGGACATCGAGGGCACGTCGGCGACGCCGGTGGCGGTGAAGTTCGACTGCAGCGGCAGCAACCCCTGCACCGGGTTCAGGCTCAGCAACATCAGGCTAACGTACGAGGATAAGACGGCGCAGTCCTTGTGCCGGAACGCCGACGGGTCGGCGTCGGGGGTGGTCAGCCCGCGGAGCTGCCTCTGA